In Hymenobacter volaticus, the genomic window TAGGGGCAGAGGCAGCACTATTCAAGTCATCGACATCAAAGGGGTGCCCGTGGATGTAGCTACGGCCCGAAAATGGAATGCCCAAAAGCTGCTGCCCGACTATTACGTGACGCCAGCCTATATAGAAGCCCACCGAGTGAAAGGCTGGTCAGCCAACGGGGAATTGTTTTTTGCAGTGGGCTCCCAGAAAGATTTGATATCGGAAACCGGCTTTTGAGCAGGCTTCGGCTCGGTTTAGCTACGCTTTTCTCACAGCAGCTTTCGTACGATTTTACAACTCCGTAAGGCCGCGCACCATGCCGTATCCACCTCGCCCGACTACCGCCGCAAAACCTAAATGGCAACGGCAAACCCTGGTGCAACTCCAGCAACTTATAGCTTTCCCTAGCATCAGCACCGACCCGAAGTATGCTGGAGCGGTGCAGGCTTGCGCCGGGTGGTTAGCCACGCATTTGCGGAAGGTTGGGCTCGATGGGGTGCGGGTATTTCAGACGCCGGGCCACCCCCTTGTGTACGCCGAAAAACGGGTGGGCCCCCAGCGACCCACGCTGCTTATCTACGGCCATTACGATGTGCAACCCGTGGCGCCCGTTTCCGCCTGGACGGTGCCGCCTTTTGGCGGTCTTATTCGCGGCAATAAACTATACGGCCGCGGCGCCTCCGACGACAAAGGCCAGTTCTTCATCCATATCAAGGCCCTGGAATTGCTGCTAACGGCCCGCCGGCCTTTGCCTCTGAACGTGAAGCTGCTACTGGAAGGCGAAGAAGAAATTGGTAGCCCTAACCTCGAGGCGTTCGTGCGCCAACACCAGCGCCTGCTTTGCGCCGATTGGGCTGTGTTGTCGGATACCAACATGCTTTCTGCTCACCAGCCTTCGCTCACATATGGCTTGCGGGGTTCCTTGGCAGTGGAGCTAGAAGTACGCGGCCCACAGACCGAGCTGCACTCCGGTATATTTGGCGGGGCCGTGTTAAACCCGTTGCAGGCATTAAGTGAAATGCTGGCGGCTCTGCACGACGCGGATGGCCGCGTAGCTATTCCGGGTTTCTACGAGGCAGTGGTGCCAGCGTCAGCTGCTGAACGGGGTTACTTGCGCCGTCATGGCCCGCCCGATGCCCAACTGCTGAGCGAGGCGCAAGTAGAGCAAGGGTGGGGCGAGCCAGGCTACAGCCTTTATGAGCGCACAACCTTACGGCCCTCGCTCAGTGTTACGGGCCTAAGCGGCGGCTACCAGGGCGAAGGGGTGAAGTCGGTGGTGCCGCCGCGAGCCAGTGCTAAACTAAGCTTCCGGCTGGCGACAGGGCAAGATCCGCATGAAGTAGAACAGCAGTTGCGAACCTATCTGCGCTGCATTGCGCCCCTACAAGTGCAAGTAACGCTTCGTAGCCAGCTGCACGCACCGCCCTATACTGTGTCGCCCACGCACCCCGTAATGCAGGCTGCCGCTCAAGCCTACACCGAAGGATTTGGGCGCACTCCAGTGTTGCAGCGCTCGGGAGGGACCATTCCGGTGGTGAGTGTTTTCGAGCAGC contains:
- a CDS encoding dipeptidase, translated to MPYPPRPTTAAKPKWQRQTLVQLQQLIAFPSISTDPKYAGAVQACAGWLATHLRKVGLDGVRVFQTPGHPLVYAEKRVGPQRPTLLIYGHYDVQPVAPVSAWTVPPFGGLIRGNKLYGRGASDDKGQFFIHIKALELLLTARRPLPLNVKLLLEGEEEIGSPNLEAFVRQHQRLLCADWAVLSDTNMLSAHQPSLTYGLRGSLAVELEVRGPQTELHSGIFGGAVLNPLQALSEMLAALHDADGRVAIPGFYEAVVPASAAERGYLRRHGPPDAQLLSEAQVEQGWGEPGYSLYERTTLRPSLSVTGLSGGYQGEGVKSVVPPRASAKLSFRLATGQDPHEVEQQLRTYLRCIAPLQVQVTLRSQLHAPPYTVSPTHPVMQAAAQAYTEGFGRTPVLQRSGGTIPVVSVFEQHLGIPTVLMGFGLPDDRKHGPDEFLYLPNFWRGIRTSLAFLHRLGQFPVTSSSRPCLSSTATATPAKATASPAPGIPTHHLQRI